From a single Halococcus sediminicola genomic region:
- a CDS encoding alpha/beta fold hydrolase — MTTLTLDGAQFWYEETGTGPPLVFLHGGWMNADTWQTQVERFAEEHRVITFDLRGHGRTGATDRRQYTIELFADDLERLLDQLDVERPILCGLSLGGMVVQEYLDRHPNRAVGAVIGGPLQSMPPVDLPPGIKPFISPLPGLAASLSVIGPRASFQWLLGGIRIINGGPWLSVDPVVKSQAMDAVGDISNEEFRKIFSALYKYDPPELSHVATPTLVIYGERETAPVQRQGERLAATVNDGDWTMIPDAGHLVNQDNSEAFDGVCAKFFEEITASV, encoded by the coding sequence ATGACAACGTTGACACTGGATGGGGCGCAGTTCTGGTACGAAGAAACGGGGACGGGACCACCGCTAGTGTTCCTCCACGGTGGCTGGATGAACGCCGACACCTGGCAGACGCAAGTCGAGCGCTTCGCCGAGGAACACCGAGTCATCACCTTTGACCTTCGTGGACACGGTCGAACGGGAGCAACCGACCGGCGACAGTACACAATCGAACTCTTCGCCGACGACCTCGAACGTCTGCTCGATCAGCTCGATGTCGAACGACCGATTCTCTGTGGCCTCTCGCTTGGGGGAATGGTGGTGCAGGAATACCTCGACCGACATCCAAACCGGGCAGTGGGCGCAGTCATTGGCGGGCCGCTTCAGTCGATGCCGCCGGTTGATCTCCCGCCCGGAATCAAACCGTTCATCTCGCCGTTACCGGGACTTGCAGCATCGCTCTCGGTCATCGGCCCGAGGGCGTCGTTTCAGTGGCTGCTCGGCGGTATCAGAATCATCAACGGTGGTCCGTGGCTGTCAGTCGATCCGGTGGTCAAGTCACAGGCAATGGACGCCGTCGGCGATATCTCGAACGAGGAATTCCGGAAAATCTTTAGCGCTCTCTACAAATACGACCCGCCCGAACTCTCTCATGTCGCAACCCCGACGCTCGTGATCTATGGCGAGCGAGAGACAGCTCCAGTCCAACGTCAGGGAGAGCGACTCGCGGCAACCGTCAACGATGGGGATTGGACGATGATTCCCGACGCGGGCCATCTCGTCAATCAGGACAACTCTGAGGCGTTCGATGGAGTCTGTGCGAAGTTTTTTGAGGAAATCACAGCATCGGTGTAG
- a CDS encoding DUF2270 domain-containing protein yields the protein MDKSDTDWDGFDPEAREEREIGREMVSKSTGLGSVVAHFYRGEMSVVTTWRSRLDETINWAVTIISAILIYAFSTEGNHVILLTGMVVIAVFLGIEARRYQAYDVYRARARMLQENLFANTLDPSQGVEHRDWRRELSEDYRNPTIKTPYVEALSRRLRRIYFPFFALMLAAWLFKLMAFSTQPVLETAAVGNVPGFVVFGVVGLFYALITAVAFWPRERQSKGEFSKVEHGEWKEAE from the coding sequence ATGGATAAAAGTGACACGGATTGGGACGGGTTCGACCCGGAGGCACGCGAAGAGCGGGAGATTGGCCGCGAGATGGTCTCGAAGAGCACGGGCTTGGGGTCGGTCGTCGCCCACTTCTATCGCGGGGAAATGAGTGTAGTCACGACGTGGCGTAGCCGCCTCGACGAAACCATCAACTGGGCAGTGACCATCATCTCGGCGATCCTCATCTACGCGTTCTCGACGGAGGGCAATCACGTGATCCTCCTGACTGGGATGGTCGTGATCGCCGTCTTCCTGGGCATCGAGGCCCGGCGCTATCAGGCCTACGACGTGTACCGTGCACGCGCGCGGATGCTTCAGGAAAACCTCTTTGCGAATACGCTTGACCCCTCACAGGGCGTCGAACACCGCGACTGGCGGCGCGAACTCAGCGAGGACTACCGAAACCCGACGATCAAGACACCGTACGTGGAAGCGCTTTCGCGGCGGCTCCGGCGGATTTACTTCCCGTTTTTCGCACTCATGCTCGCCGCGTGGCTGTTCAAGCTCATGGCCTTCTCGACCCAGCCGGTGCTCGAAACGGCCGCTGTGGGGAACGTTCCGGGGTTCGTCGTGTTCGGCGTCGTGGGATTGTTCTACGCTCTCATCACTGCAGTCGCGTTCTGGCCGCGTGAACGCCAGTCGAAGGGCGAGTTCAGCAAGGTCGAACACGGCGAGTGGAAGGAAGCCGAGTGA
- a CDS encoding DUF5789 family protein, whose amino-acid sequence MADNKKGRDKQADDEERRQRERDVEDARDRADETEPPRDDTGETLGDLDEALENHDYPTTTDELIEAYGDHEVESQGGSKSIDELFIPLDDETYDSPDEVRNRIQMLLNRG is encoded by the coding sequence ATGGCAGACAACAAAAAGGGCCGAGACAAGCAAGCGGATGACGAAGAGCGACGCCAGCGAGAGCGGGACGTTGAGGATGCGCGTGACCGTGCCGACGAAACCGAACCGCCACGCGACGACACCGGCGAGACGCTCGGCGACCTCGATGAAGCTCTCGAAAACCACGACTACCCAACGACAACGGATGAACTGATCGAGGCTTATGGCGACCATGAGGTCGAATCACAGGGTGGCTCGAAATCCATCGATGAACTGTTCATCCCACTTGACGACGAAACCTACGACTCCCCCGATGAAGTGCGAAATCGCATACAGATGCTGCTGAATCGCGGATAA
- a CDS encoding GNAT family N-acetyltransferase: MEIRPLESADIDSVRRIARESLAASYSVLRDETIETAVEEWYGADMFDDYLDSDEMVFLVAADDDVVGFSQSHILETVDKGRILWLHVDPDHRGRNIATDLFAATRELLTERGTERITGLVLAENEAGNQFYTTRGFEKLYDRTITIAGTDHIENVYGEEGTELSELEPRTATDGEQIYIDFAESSRGSDGPFHPSYLNQDRNQLYGWFCSSCETTDNAMDSMGHIECNQCGNLRKATRWDAAYL; the protein is encoded by the coding sequence ATGGAGATTCGCCCGCTTGAGTCAGCAGATATCGATTCGGTACGACGAATCGCTCGCGAGTCGTTAGCGGCGTCATATTCCGTTCTCCGTGATGAGACAATCGAGACGGCTGTCGAGGAATGGTACGGGGCGGATATGTTCGATGACTACCTCGACAGTGACGAAATGGTGTTCCTTGTCGCGGCCGATGACGACGTCGTCGGCTTTTCCCAGAGCCACATTCTCGAAACAGTCGACAAAGGACGGATCCTGTGGCTGCACGTCGATCCCGATCATCGGGGACGAAACATCGCCACGGACCTCTTCGCTGCGACACGAGAACTGCTCACAGAGCGTGGAACCGAGCGTATCACGGGGTTGGTCTTGGCTGAGAACGAGGCGGGAAACCAGTTCTATACCACCCGCGGATTCGAGAAGCTCTACGACCGGACGATAACTATTGCTGGCACAGACCACATCGAGAACGTATACGGGGAAGAAGGGACCGAACTCAGCGAGTTAGAACCGCGGACCGCGACCGATGGCGAGCAGATATACATTGACTTCGCCGAGAGTTCTCGGGGGTCGGACGGGCCGTTCCATCCGTCGTACCTGAATCAAGACCGCAATCAGCTCTACGGCTGGTTCTGCTCGAGCTGTGAAACAACGGACAACGCCATGGATTCGATGGGACACATCGAATGCAATCAGTGTGGTAATCTCCGCAAGGCGACCCGCTGGGACGCTGCGTACCTGTAG
- a CDS encoding helix-turn-helix domain-containing protein has translation MGRKKHIVDLSEEERSELEEFASKGEHRAEAINRAKILLKADDGLTDTKICEHVGCSIGTPYRTRKAYSERGIAAIHRRKPDRDYTPKLDGRGEAHLVALACSEPPEGRTRWTYALLADRLVTLEEIEFDSISEETVRQRLKKRPEATPL, from the coding sequence ATGGGACGGAAGAAGCACATCGTCGATCTCTCGGAGGAAGAACGGAGCGAACTCGAAGAGTTCGCTTCGAAAGGAGAGCACCGAGCAGAGGCCATCAACCGCGCAAAGATTCTCCTCAAAGCTGACGACGGGCTCACAGATACGAAAATCTGTGAGCACGTCGGATGTTCGATCGGGACACCATACCGGACGCGCAAAGCGTACTCCGAACGAGGGATTGCGGCGATTCATCGCCGCAAACCCGACCGCGACTACACACCGAAACTCGATGGGCGCGGTGAGGCTCATTTGGTCGCTCTCGCCTGTTCAGAGCCACCGGAAGGGCGAACTCGCTGGACGTACGCGCTTCTCGCCGACCGCCTTGTCACTCTTGAGGAGATCGAATTCGATTCGATCTCCGAAGAAACCGTGAGACAGCGGCTAAAAAAACGACCTGAAGCCACACCGCTCTGA
- a CDS encoding IS630 family transposase, translated as MPPKENAEFVYRMETILSLYEKPYDETRPVICFDESSKELRKHVRDPLPATPGAVARTDHHYERNGKRMLHVATEPLTGRCRLHVTERRRTCEWIDCMVAIANDYPDADCIRVVLDNLSTHNPAAFYRFFPPEKARGYLDRFEFYYTPTHGSWLNMAELVWSTLQTQCLNRRIPDAATLRSEVAAWEIERNEMNITVDWQFTNKDARTKLHRLYPTIEEVEN; from the coding sequence ATTCCTCCCAAAGAGAACGCTGAGTTCGTCTACCGCATGGAAACGATCCTGTCACTCTACGAAAAACCGTACGACGAGACTCGTCCAGTCATCTGTTTCGACGAATCTAGCAAGGAGCTCCGAAAGCACGTCCGCGACCCGCTCCCGGCGACACCGGGAGCGGTCGCTCGAACGGATCATCACTACGAACGCAACGGGAAACGAATGCTTCACGTGGCCACTGAACCGTTGACTGGTCGGTGCCGCCTTCACGTGACCGAGCGTCGACGGACGTGTGAGTGGATCGACTGCATGGTCGCAATTGCTAACGACTACCCGGATGCGGACTGCATCCGGGTAGTCTTAGACAATCTCAGCACTCACAATCCGGCTGCATTCTATCGATTTTTTCCGCCTGAAAAAGCACGCGGGTATCTTGATCGATTCGAGTTTTACTACACGCCCACGCACGGGAGTTGGCTGAATATGGCCGAACTGGTCTGGAGCACGCTCCAGACGCAGTGTCTCAATCGCCGTATTCCGGACGCAGCGACCCTCCGGTCGGAGGTCGCTGCGTGGGAAATCGAACGAAACGAGATGAATATCACGGTCGACTGGCAATTCACAAACAAGGACGCTCGAACGAAACTTCATCGTCTCTATCCGACGATTGAGGAGGTAGAGAACTAG
- a CDS encoding IS630 family transposase codes for MLKPHLYDYWAIPAEDDGQFVYYMEDVLDLYHEPYDENRPVICFDETSKALRGHKRDPLPAEPGAVARVDTHYKRNGKKKLHLATEPLTGWVNVEITEKRRTCEWIDRMVELADEHYPDADCIRVVLDNLNTHNPAGFYRFFPPDEAQAYLDRFEFHYTPKHGSWLNMAEIEIGTLKRQCLDRRIYHAATLRSEVAAWQDRRNVADGLIDWQFTTDDARIKLRQLYPVPLEEN; via the coding sequence ATCCTCAAACCGCATCTCTACGATTACTGGGCGATTCCCGCTGAAGATGATGGCCAGTTTGTCTACTACATGGAGGATGTCCTCGACCTCTACCACGAACCATACGACGAGAATCGTCCCGTCATCTGCTTCGACGAAACCAGCAAGGCACTTCGCGGCCACAAACGCGACCCGCTCCCGGCGGAACCGGGAGCGGTCGCACGTGTCGATACGCACTACAAGCGGAACGGCAAGAAAAAGCTCCATCTCGCCACCGAACCGTTGACCGGCTGGGTGAACGTCGAGATCACCGAGAAACGACGAACGTGCGAGTGGATCGACCGGATGGTCGAACTCGCTGATGAGCACTACCCGGATGCGGACTGCATCCGGGTGGTGCTCGACAATCTGAATACGCACAATCCCGCCGGCTTCTATCGGTTCTTCCCGCCGGATGAAGCACAGGCGTATCTCGACCGCTTTGAGTTTCACTACACGCCAAAGCATGGCAGTTGGCTGAATATGGCCGAAATCGAGATTGGTACACTCAAACGCCAGTGTCTTGATCGGCGAATCTATCACGCAGCGACTCTCCGGTCGGAGGTCGCTGCGTGGCAGGATCGTCGTAACGTTGCTGATGGTCTGATTGACTGGCAGTTCACCACTGACGACGCCCGAATCAAGCTACGCCAGCTCTACCCAGTACCGCTTGAAGAGAACTAG
- a CDS encoding helix-turn-helix domain-containing protein yields MSAIVDVTVPATDFELGRSLQSTNDGARFELERMVPTTDRIIPFFWVHDTDFEALDAHLADDENILSVALLDDFDGQALFRIEWPADINGFVKATRDHEAAILDAVGTADRWEFQLRFPDSADISAFRADCERAGVTLDLKRLYHPDEPDVEASGLTPVQRETLLTALEEGHFAIPRRITTEELADRMAISDQAVSERLRRGQTTVFTSLLLADATADDD; encoded by the coding sequence ATGAGCGCCATCGTTGACGTTACCGTTCCGGCGACCGATTTCGAACTCGGTCGCTCGTTACAGTCCACCAACGACGGCGCGCGTTTCGAGCTCGAACGAATGGTCCCCACTACCGACCGGATCATCCCTTTCTTTTGGGTCCACGACACCGATTTCGAGGCGCTCGATGCCCACCTCGCCGACGACGAGAACATCCTCAGCGTCGCCCTGTTGGACGACTTCGACGGACAGGCGCTCTTTCGCATCGAGTGGCCCGCCGACATCAACGGTTTCGTCAAGGCGACCAGAGACCACGAAGCGGCGATCCTCGACGCGGTTGGCACCGCCGACCGGTGGGAGTTTCAACTGCGATTCCCGGACTCGGCGGACATCTCCGCGTTCCGCGCCGACTGCGAACGGGCGGGCGTCACTCTCGACCTCAAGCGCCTCTATCACCCCGACGAACCGGACGTCGAGGCATCGGGCCTGACCCCCGTCCAGCGCGAGACACTGCTCACCGCGCTCGAAGAGGGTCATTTCGCCATCCCGCGCCGTATCACCACCGAGGAACTCGCCGACAGGATGGCAATTTCCGATCAGGCCGTGAGCGAACGCCTCCGCCGGGGCCAAACCACCGTCTTCACGTCGCTGTTGCTCGCCGACGCCACGGCCGACGACGACTGA
- a CDS encoding DUF7563 family protein has product MQECLNCGGVVTDQYARVFAPPDVQGVRVCPSCEDKLREGAEVREAHSSRHTGQ; this is encoded by the coding sequence ATGCAAGAGTGTCTGAACTGTGGTGGAGTCGTCACCGACCAGTACGCACGTGTTTTCGCACCGCCGGATGTACAGGGCGTGCGTGTCTGTCCGAGCTGCGAGGACAAACTGCGCGAGGGGGCCGAGGTGCGCGAGGCACACTCCTCGCGTCACACGGGCCAATGA
- a CDS encoding helix-turn-helix domain-containing protein, whose translation MSDGTQSVGPPTPRPTASAGATSARFAVPAETFALGPLFERAPSARVTLEPAVTNPDDHALLVVHADEHERVAVEGALRADPAVAAVESFGTHDDGWRYRVTWDGRTLQVIRRLLAAGVSILAADGRSGRWKLRLLAPDRDAMSRAHEALEQLDCNPDCRSIISFDGEQSDRAAMTDEQRETLVTAFGMGYYGIPREVTSAELSDHLGISHQALSERFRRAHKQLVESELVFD comes from the coding sequence ATGAGCGATGGCACGCAGTCGGTCGGCCCGCCGACGCCACGACCCACGGCATCCGCCGGGGCAACCAGCGCCCGATTCGCCGTTCCGGCCGAGACGTTCGCGCTCGGCCCGCTGTTCGAGCGAGCGCCGAGTGCGCGGGTCACCCTCGAACCCGCGGTGACCAACCCTGACGACCACGCGCTGCTGGTCGTCCACGCGGACGAACACGAGCGAGTAGCGGTCGAGGGCGCGCTTCGGGCCGACCCGGCGGTCGCGGCGGTCGAATCGTTCGGCACACACGACGACGGCTGGCGCTACCGGGTGACGTGGGACGGTCGTACCCTCCAAGTGATACGGCGACTCCTCGCCGCGGGCGTCTCGATTTTGGCCGCGGACGGTCGGTCGGGCCGCTGGAAGCTACGACTGCTTGCGCCCGACCGTGACGCGATGTCCCGAGCGCACGAGGCACTGGAGCAGTTGGACTGCAACCCCGACTGTCGAAGCATCATCAGTTTCGACGGCGAGCAGTCGGACCGTGCCGCGATGACCGACGAACAACGCGAGACGCTCGTCACGGCGTTCGGGATGGGCTATTACGGCATTCCGCGGGAGGTCACGAGTGCGGAACTCTCCGACCATCTCGGTATCAGCCATCAGGCGCTCTCCGAGCGATTCCGGCGAGCGCACAAACAGCTGGTGGAATCCGAACTCGTCTTCGACTGA
- a CDS encoding hemolysin family protein has protein sequence MVELLSAVNLFVALFLVALNGFFVAVEFALVKIRPTRVETLIEEGTSGATLVKDAIQNLDGYLAACQLGITLASLSLGWVGEPAVAALIEPVLGVFLPEGAIHTIAVVLGFGTITFLHVVFGELAPKTLSIQDAERISLIVAPPMKFFYYLFIPGIYVFNGTANFFTGLLGFSPASETDEAHTEDDIRMLVAQSSEQGLVEEEQQGMIEGVFELQDTAVREIMVPRPDVEVLETKMSIETLLAVTAEGTHSSYPVLDSEADDHVVGAIHIEDLYRTIQSGDNSWTAHDLAREVVIVPESRRIASLLTEFQDREIQMAMVIDEWGTFEGIVTMEDILEEIVGEIRDEFDVADDEPSIRKLENGEYSIDGGVPIETVNEVLDTEFGSEGSETVGGLVFNQLGRSPEVGDSMNLDSYAFDIDEVNGSRISHVVVRKEVQRNVDVPD, from the coding sequence GTGGTAGAACTCCTCTCCGCTGTTAATCTCTTCGTTGCGCTCTTTCTGGTGGCTCTGAACGGGTTTTTCGTGGCCGTGGAGTTCGCGCTCGTGAAAATTCGCCCGACGAGAGTCGAGACGCTCATCGAGGAGGGAACGTCCGGCGCGACACTCGTCAAAGATGCCATCCAGAACCTCGACGGCTACCTCGCGGCGTGCCAACTCGGGATTACGCTCGCCTCGCTGAGTCTGGGATGGGTCGGCGAGCCTGCCGTCGCAGCACTCATCGAGCCAGTGTTGGGTGTGTTCCTTCCGGAGGGAGCCATTCACACCATTGCAGTCGTTCTCGGTTTCGGAACCATAACGTTTCTCCACGTGGTCTTCGGCGAACTCGCTCCGAAGACGCTCTCGATTCAGGACGCAGAACGGATTTCGCTCATCGTCGCTCCACCGATGAAGTTCTTCTATTATCTGTTCATCCCCGGAATCTACGTCTTTAATGGCACTGCCAACTTCTTCACCGGTCTCCTCGGGTTCTCTCCCGCCTCCGAAACCGACGAGGCACACACCGAAGACGACATCCGGATGCTCGTTGCCCAGTCGAGCGAGCAGGGTCTCGTCGAGGAAGAACAACAGGGTATGATCGAAGGCGTCTTCGAACTCCAAGACACCGCCGTCCGCGAGATAATGGTCCCTCGTCCGGATGTCGAAGTCCTCGAAACGAAGATGAGCATCGAGACGCTCCTCGCGGTCACAGCCGAGGGAACTCATTCGTCCTATCCGGTTTTGGACTCCGAGGCCGACGACCACGTCGTCGGTGCGATTCACATCGAGGACCTGTACCGAACTATCCAGTCCGGTGACAACTCGTGGACGGCCCACGACCTCGCCCGCGAGGTAGTCATCGTTCCCGAGAGCCGGCGCATCGCTAGCCTCCTCACCGAGTTCCAAGATCGGGAAATTCAGATGGCGATGGTGATCGACGAGTGGGGTACGTTCGAGGGAATCGTGACGATGGAGGACATCTTGGAGGAAATCGTCGGCGAAATCAGGGACGAGTTCGACGTGGCCGATGACGAGCCATCCATCAGAAAGCTCGAAAACGGCGAGTACTCTATCGACGGTGGTGTTCCCATCGAAACGGTAAACGAGGTTCTCGACACCGAGTTCGGGAGTGAGGGTTCCGAAACAGTCGGTGGATTGGTGTTTAATCAGCTGGGCCGTTCTCCCGAAGTCGGCGATAGCATGAACCTCGACAGCTATGCGTTCGACATCGACGAGGTCAACGGCAGCCGAATCTCCCACGTCGTTGTCCGGAAAGAGGTCCAGCGGAACGTGGACGTTCCCGATTGA
- a CDS encoding winged helix-turn-helix domain-containing protein, producing the protein MVDNVQQLIIAGTYSYPVRIRILRALNEHSRNARQLAEDLDLDRETTDHHLEIFMNNGIVRCSSDEFGTLYRLSDQIRVQDWSERFSYEFATE; encoded by the coding sequence ATGGTGGACAATGTTCAGCAGTTAATAATAGCCGGGACCTATAGCTACCCGGTTCGTATTCGCATTCTTCGTGCGTTGAACGAACATTCGCGGAACGCGCGACAACTCGCAGAGGACTTGGATCTCGACCGTGAGACGACCGACCACCACCTCGAAATTTTCATGAACAATGGGATTGTCCGGTGCAGTAGCGATGAATTCGGCACTCTCTATCGCCTAAGCGATCAGATACGGGTTCAGGATTGGTCGGAGAGGTTTTCATATGAATTTGCCACTGAGTGA
- a CDS encoding ArsR family transcriptional regulator, producing the protein MNKHVADEWDVISFVIRSRYRVKTLDRLSDDPAIPSRIASDQGVLITHISRALDQLSDRELVELLVSDDRRKGRLYGLTEHGETIWGRMNELDLN; encoded by the coding sequence ATGAACAAACACGTGGCCGACGAGTGGGACGTAATCAGCTTCGTCATCAGATCGCGGTACCGCGTGAAGACGCTCGACCGTCTTTCGGACGACCCGGCGATTCCGTCACGCATCGCGAGCGACCAGGGCGTTCTGATAACGCATATCTCGCGGGCGTTGGACCAACTCAGTGACCGAGAGTTAGTCGAGCTTCTCGTCTCGGATGATCGGAGAAAGGGACGACTGTACGGTCTCACAGAACACGGCGAGACGATTTGGGGCCGTATGAACGAACTGGATTTGAATTGA
- a CDS encoding IS4 family transposase, translating to MKLPPDSAIEERLVKTFPNSRLRELARATGLIQRDGGKLKADALFWSLAIGFLSGNYRTLEEFRQEYIETFGGSLSYSSFHEWFMPALCEFLREVLKRALEDLEHENDRLQGRFEQFREVFIADATVITLYQSLFETFPGYGDDHAGAKLHVVEAVSSGLPAEFTITDARTHEFTQLSTGPWVENALLLFDQAYFDYRTMDLIDANGGWFLTRLKPNANPEITAELREWRGDAISLEGEQIQDILDDLHRDVIDVDGEVEFKRRIYNGTRSRAVETFRVVGVWNDEEERYHCYITNLPAEDYRAPDIAKLYQARWEAELLFRELKTTYGLDEINSGKPEVVEALILIGLLSLVVSRTLRELFIEIIEAQQDGSDDVEASSLLPRERWARAFGRHSDRILRRVAERLGYEPPKLVESLMNDALDPNTHRISLLDEVQYEPFDADLA from the coding sequence ATGAAGCTGCCACCGGATTCGGCGATAGAGGAACGGTTGGTGAAGACGTTTCCGAACAGCCGGCTGCGCGAGCTTGCTCGCGCAACCGGGCTGATCCAGCGTGACGGCGGGAAACTGAAGGCTGACGCCCTGTTCTGGTCACTTGCTATCGGATTCCTCTCCGGCAACTACAGAACCCTCGAAGAGTTCCGTCAGGAGTACATCGAAACCTTTGGCGGTTCACTCAGCTATTCGTCCTTCCACGAGTGGTTCATGCCCGCTCTTTGCGAATTCCTTCGAGAGGTCCTCAAGCGTGCTCTTGAGGACCTCGAACACGAGAATGACCGTCTTCAGGGTCGCTTCGAGCAGTTCCGTGAGGTCTTCATCGCAGATGCGACCGTCATTACGCTGTATCAGTCGCTATTTGAGACGTTTCCCGGCTATGGCGACGACCACGCTGGAGCGAAGCTCCACGTGGTCGAAGCCGTCAGTAGCGGTCTCCCGGCTGAATTCACCATCACTGACGCGCGCACGCATGAATTCACACAACTTTCTACTGGTCCATGGGTGGAGAACGCGTTGCTGCTGTTCGATCAGGCCTACTTCGATTACCGCACGATGGATCTGATCGACGCCAACGGCGGCTGGTTTCTCACACGACTCAAACCCAACGCAAATCCGGAGATCACGGCTGAACTCAGAGAATGGCGTGGCGACGCCATTTCCCTCGAAGGAGAGCAGATACAGGACATTCTCGACGATCTTCACCGCGACGTCATCGACGTCGACGGTGAAGTCGAGTTCAAGCGACGCATCTACAACGGCACGCGGAGCCGTGCCGTTGAGACGTTCCGTGTCGTCGGTGTCTGGAACGACGAAGAAGAGCGCTACCACTGCTACATCACGAACCTGCCCGCAGAGGACTACCGCGCGCCTGATATAGCGAAGCTCTATCAGGCGCGCTGGGAGGCGGAGCTTCTCTTTCGGGAGCTCAAGACCACGTACGGACTCGATGAGATCAACTCGGGAAAACCGGAAGTAGTGGAAGCGTTGATTCTGATTGGGCTGCTCTCGCTCGTGGTAAGCCGTACGCTCCGGGAGCTGTTCATTGAGATCATCGAAGCACAGCAGGACGGCAGCGACGACGTGGAGGCGTCGTCGCTCCTGCCCCGAGAACGGTGGGCACGAGCGTTCGGGCGGCACAGTGATCGGATTCTCCGCCGAGTCGCCGAGCGACTCGGCTACGAACCGCCGAAGTTGGTCGAATCGCTGATGAACGATGCGCTAGACCCGAACACTCACCGCATCTCGTTGCTTGACGAGGTGCAGTACGAACCATTCGACGCTGACCTCGCGTAA
- a CDS encoding succinylglutamate desuccinylase/aspartoacylase family protein, translating to MTEHTVERIVLARLPSGIEVTTTVHTYAGSDSGPTLYVQAAQHGREVNGTEVLRRLHDRLDSTALAGTLIAVPVADPLTFDRVSYTTSESLDSVNANMNRVWPGDSTGSLHERMAARLWEFASGADAVIDLHTGSPSTLTHVVFEENDHASRTLADVFGTDLLLGEPAGDDADEEWAARGFGGKFRVTAAESEIPSITPELAHNKQLIEPAIETGVTGILNVLRHLSMLDGEPESNGHTVLARNHLSRVAANDSGLFRTDPAVELGQEVSTGERLGALYASTTYERLQTVEADRDGVLYSLTQEATAVEGDTLARVAVKRE from the coding sequence ATGACTGAGCACACCGTCGAACGGATCGTCCTTGCCCGTCTTCCCTCGGGCATCGAAGTGACGACGACCGTTCACACGTACGCTGGAAGCGACTCGGGACCGACCCTGTACGTGCAGGCCGCCCAGCACGGTCGTGAGGTCAATGGGACGGAGGTCCTCCGCCGTCTGCACGACCGACTCGATTCCACCGCGCTTGCAGGAACGCTCATCGCTGTTCCAGTTGCGGACCCGCTCACGTTCGACCGCGTCTCCTATACAACGTCCGAATCGCTTGACTCGGTGAACGCGAACATGAACCGGGTCTGGCCGGGCGATTCCACCGGGTCGCTCCACGAACGCATGGCTGCACGTCTCTGGGAATTTGCGAGCGGAGCGGATGCTGTCATCGACCTCCATACAGGCAGTCCGAGCACGCTTACGCACGTCGTGTTCGAAGAGAACGATCATGCATCCCGCACTCTCGCGGACGTGTTTGGCACGGACCTCCTGCTTGGCGAACCAGCGGGCGACGACGCCGACGAGGAGTGGGCTGCTCGCGGCTTCGGCGGCAAGTTTCGGGTTACCGCTGCCGAGAGTGAAATCCCGTCGATCACACCCGAACTCGCCCACAACAAACAGCTCATCGAGCCCGCAATCGAAACGGGTGTGACTGGCATACTCAACGTCCTGCGCCACCTCAGTATGCTCGACGGCGAGCCGGAGTCGAACGGCCACACCGTTCTCGCACGAAACCACCTCAGCCGCGTCGCTGCCAATGACTCAGGGTTGTTTCGCACGGACCCTGCTGTCGAGCTCGGACAGGAAGTCTCGACCGGCGAGCGGTTGGGTGCGCTCTATGCGTCGACGACCTATGAGAGGCTACAGACCGTAGAAGCGGATCGTGATGGGGTGCTCTACTCGCTCACACAGGAGGCGACTGCCGTCGAAGGCGATACGTTAGCGCGTGTGGCAGTGAAGCGTGAGTGA